In a genomic window of Nocardia fluminea:
- a CDS encoding nucleotidyltransferase domain-containing protein — protein sequence MSIPPIVTDTVESYLALADAEAPGLIEGFYLEGSVALGDFRPEASDIDFVAVTAAPPDAVVLAALERVHTQLRQQQRRPFFDGTYLTWNDLTAGPAAAIGRPISLEGQLQAKSFAGQQTPVTWHTLAHHGVALRGPAIDDLDIWTDPAALATWQNTNLDRYWANGLSRAARLISKPGIGLLTDYGTVWTVTGISRLHYTIATGDITSKDGAGRHALHTFPDHWHRIINEALRIRRGDSRQPLYRNPLTRRRDILAFGNMAIANAHNIYDNQSAPEDVG from the coding sequence ATGTCGATACCCCCAATCGTCACAGACACCGTCGAGTCCTACCTTGCCCTGGCCGACGCCGAAGCCCCCGGTTTGATCGAAGGCTTCTACCTGGAAGGGTCAGTGGCACTGGGCGATTTCCGCCCCGAGGCCAGCGACATCGACTTCGTCGCGGTGACCGCCGCACCGCCCGACGCCGTAGTCCTGGCCGCACTGGAACGAGTCCACACACAACTGCGCCAGCAGCAGCGCCGACCATTCTTCGACGGGACCTACCTCACCTGGAACGACCTCACCGCAGGCCCAGCCGCCGCCATCGGCCGACCAATCAGCCTCGAAGGACAACTACAAGCGAAATCATTTGCAGGCCAACAAACCCCGGTCACCTGGCACACTCTCGCCCACCACGGCGTCGCATTGCGCGGACCGGCCATCGACGACCTCGACATCTGGACCGACCCTGCCGCACTGGCCACCTGGCAGAACACCAACCTTGATCGCTACTGGGCGAACGGGCTATCGCGCGCCGCTCGGCTGATCAGTAAACCCGGGATCGGCCTGCTCACCGACTACGGCACAGTCTGGACGGTCACCGGCATCTCCCGACTTCACTACACCATCGCCACCGGCGACATCACCTCCAAAGACGGGGCGGGCCGCCACGCCCTGCACACCTTCCCCGACCACTGGCATCGCATCATCAACGAGGCCCTACGAATTCGCCGCGGCGACTCCCGGCAACCGCTCTACCGAAACCCGCTGACCCGCAGACGCGACATCCTCGCCTTCGGCAACATGGCGATCGCCAACGCACACAACATCTACGACAACCAATCCGCACCTGAGGACGTCGGCTGA
- a CDS encoding site-specific integrase → MLATLSGPSFLLAGQESTQALGVQGARWLLDWLVTFSGTTWQQRWDASGAARWGSEWSTPVRRWLLARGIECEPVMMLDCGLAGLFSADVVRPGLEFLLSQRRTAFWREWAGPCRDRRGFARLQAGTDAAMWDSMQGRTARWYITALILVKGGGISKITVGDCVQLRIAERIVCTPGNSRHGFYMVLRDIGCFPADSPPSLHWVTRRKGQASVEDMVDRYRVANPAVRAVFIDYLSERQPALDYSTIEDLARTLVGHFWADLEKHHPGIDSFRLDREMATAWKRRLQTRPVRRRQPDGSFAEIQVPRVQYINLLTAVRAFYLDLASWSAADPARWAYWVAPCPITPAETSSKKLERRRKARMDQRTRERLPMLPTLVRIAEQRASDAKTFVAAALAAAPGGRFSAGGQVYVRSKPWTRAGANDIPIVYDEAGRRIKLRELENRAFWAWASVEVLRHTGVRIEELLEISHHSITQYTLPSTGEIIPLLQIAPSKSDEERVLVVGPELADVLSAIVCRVRGTDGRVPLVPFYDIAERVWSEPAPLLFQWNNGAQVRPVSAGMIRTALTELLEATGVKDAAGAPLYFQPHDLRRIFTTEAIMNGMPPHIAQLLLGHKDINTTMGYKAIYPQEAIEGHRGFIARRRALRPGEEYRTPTDAEWDEFLGHFERRKLALGDCGRAYGTSCQHEHSCVRCPVLRVDPAQRHRLAEIRDNLTVRIAEAQQAGWVGEADGLAVSLAAAEDKLSQIDARIARAGTVCLSLPSFPDIAARSAVIPVRPD, encoded by the coding sequence GTGCTGGCGACGCTGAGCGGTCCGAGCTTTCTGCTGGCCGGCCAGGAATCGACGCAAGCGCTCGGTGTGCAGGGCGCGAGATGGCTGTTGGACTGGCTGGTCACGTTTTCGGGGACCACGTGGCAGCAGCGCTGGGATGCTAGCGGCGCGGCGCGCTGGGGATCGGAGTGGAGCACCCCGGTCCGGCGTTGGCTGCTCGCGCGGGGCATTGAGTGCGAACCAGTGATGATGTTGGATTGCGGGTTGGCGGGATTGTTCAGTGCCGACGTGGTGCGCCCGGGTTTGGAGTTCTTGTTGTCCCAGCGCCGTACGGCGTTTTGGCGGGAGTGGGCGGGCCCGTGTCGTGACCGTCGCGGGTTCGCGCGGTTGCAGGCAGGTACCGATGCGGCGATGTGGGATTCGATGCAGGGCCGCACTGCACGTTGGTATATCACCGCGCTGATACTGGTCAAAGGCGGTGGTATCTCGAAGATCACGGTCGGCGATTGCGTCCAGCTACGTATCGCCGAAAGGATCGTGTGCACACCAGGCAACAGCCGCCATGGCTTCTACATGGTGCTACGTGACATCGGTTGCTTTCCTGCCGATTCGCCACCGAGCCTGCATTGGGTAACTCGCCGCAAGGGCCAAGCCAGTGTGGAGGACATGGTCGACCGTTACCGCGTCGCCAACCCGGCTGTACGGGCGGTGTTCATCGACTATCTCTCCGAACGCCAACCCGCACTAGACTATTCGACGATCGAAGATCTCGCGCGCACGCTGGTGGGGCACTTCTGGGCGGACCTCGAAAAACATCATCCCGGCATCGACTCGTTCCGCCTCGACCGCGAGATGGCGACGGCATGGAAACGGCGTCTCCAGACCAGGCCCGTGCGCCGTCGACAACCCGATGGCTCGTTCGCCGAAATCCAGGTCCCTCGGGTCCAGTACATCAACCTGCTCACCGCGGTGCGCGCGTTCTATCTCGACCTGGCGTCGTGGTCGGCCGCGGATCCCGCGCGGTGGGCGTACTGGGTGGCTCCGTGTCCGATCACCCCGGCTGAAACCAGTAGCAAAAAGCTGGAACGCCGCCGAAAAGCGCGTATGGATCAACGCACACGCGAACGGCTTCCGATGCTGCCGACCCTGGTCCGTATCGCCGAGCAGCGTGCCTCCGACGCGAAGACTTTCGTCGCGGCGGCCTTGGCGGCGGCGCCGGGCGGCCGGTTCAGTGCAGGCGGACAGGTGTATGTCCGGTCCAAGCCGTGGACGCGTGCAGGGGCCAACGACATCCCAATCGTCTACGACGAAGCCGGTCGCAGAATCAAGCTCCGCGAGTTGGAGAACCGAGCGTTCTGGGCGTGGGCCAGTGTGGAAGTTTTGCGTCACACCGGTGTCCGGATAGAAGAACTGCTCGAGATCAGCCACCACAGCATCACGCAGTACACGCTGCCTAGTACCGGTGAGATCATCCCGTTGTTGCAGATCGCGCCATCGAAATCCGACGAGGAACGGGTTTTGGTCGTCGGCCCGGAACTGGCCGATGTGCTTTCGGCGATCGTGTGCAGAGTGCGAGGAACGGATGGACGGGTGCCGCTGGTGCCGTTCTACGACATCGCCGAGCGCGTCTGGAGCGAGCCCGCGCCACTGTTGTTCCAGTGGAACAACGGAGCGCAAGTCCGTCCCGTATCGGCCGGGATGATCCGCACGGCGCTGACCGAGCTACTGGAAGCGACCGGTGTCAAAGACGCTGCGGGGGCGCCGTTGTACTTCCAACCGCACGACCTGCGCCGGATCTTCACGACCGAAGCGATCATGAACGGAATGCCCCCGCACATCGCGCAACTGCTGTTGGGGCACAAGGACATCAACACCACCATGGGCTACAAGGCGATCTATCCGCAGGAAGCGATCGAAGGACATCGTGGCTTCATCGCCCGTCGCCGCGCGCTGCGCCCCGGTGAGGAGTACCGCACTCCGACCGATGCCGAGTGGGACGAATTTCTCGGCCACTTCGAGCGCCGCAAACTCGCCTTGGGCGATTGCGGGCGCGCTTACGGCACAAGTTGCCAGCACGAGCACAGCTGTGTCCGGTGCCCGGTACTGCGGGTCGACCCCGCCCAGCGCCACCGGCTCGCCGAAATCCGCGACAACCTCACCGTTCGTATCGCCGAAGCGCAGCAGGCGGGTTGGGTCGGCGAAGCCGATGGGTTGGCTGTGAGTTTGGCCGCCGCCGAGGACAAGCTCTCCCAGATCGACGCGCGCATCGCGCGCGCCGGTACCGTGTGTCTGAGCCTGCCGAGCTTCCCCGACATCGCCGCTCGGTCAGCCGTGATACCCGTCCGCCCGGATTGA
- a CDS encoding ParB N-terminal domain-containing protein: MPATLAEPGTHELTETEQIEPNPRDAEDNPDADATTSPNAALEVVPPLNAEAGFRDPRELVIGENIRQEFDPADHPKQAASIQAFGVQAPVLVERETDGSLHVLDGQVRTLIAITEGVGTVPVWITDVDTSIEINERRITRALRQLNLNDRRIPITDADRAGGVALMLDLGASVTRIAEGLQTEHAKIRTAGVIGRSATARGLLDDSQYSLPQLETIAHYEALGDTDAVAQLSFPRINFRYRATLIEQDRAMTRARLAAALPYAEIGFGVLTEDPDLATEPTNLIPATDLVTGEGETVTETEIYADAYRWAVYVVVDDSDADLIAEDTGELVDPDTVDWDATEPGIEPGEGLRSAHGLVTRQRWVPAYYLLAEHLPASGLQVPVPEPVVDRADDPVDATDTEQADREAARAARRRVIELNKQGSAAKIRRIEFLTELLTARTAPPGTAMFVATSLNREPGLLASWGASTTTHKLLGVTSTGELTEKIAAAATGRAWVIVLALVLGALESQIEKDSWRRPPSGAGRYLNFLADLGARKGFALVDVERAITGEIDYNDIDLDNPAAAPVGDEMVEALAA; this comes from the coding sequence ATGCCCGCCACCCTGGCCGAACCCGGCACCCACGAGCTCACCGAGACCGAGCAGATCGAACCCAACCCACGCGACGCTGAGGACAACCCCGACGCCGACGCCACTACTTCGCCGAACGCCGCGCTGGAGGTGGTGCCGCCGCTCAATGCCGAGGCCGGTTTCCGTGATCCTCGTGAGCTGGTGATCGGGGAGAACATCCGCCAGGAGTTCGACCCCGCCGACCATCCGAAGCAGGCCGCCTCGATCCAGGCGTTCGGGGTGCAGGCACCGGTACTCGTCGAACGCGAGACCGACGGCAGCTTGCATGTCCTCGACGGTCAGGTCCGCACCCTGATCGCCATCACAGAAGGTGTGGGCACGGTGCCGGTGTGGATCACCGACGTCGACACCAGCATCGAGATCAATGAACGCCGGATCACCCGGGCGCTGCGTCAGCTCAATCTCAACGACCGGCGCATCCCGATCACCGATGCCGACCGCGCCGGCGGCGTCGCGTTGATGCTCGACCTCGGTGCCAGCGTGACCCGCATCGCCGAGGGATTGCAGACCGAGCACGCCAAGATCCGCACCGCAGGGGTGATCGGTCGATCCGCCACCGCACGCGGGCTGCTCGACGATTCCCAGTACTCGCTGCCTCAGCTCGAGACGATCGCGCACTACGAGGCGCTCGGCGACACCGACGCCGTGGCCCAGCTCAGTTTCCCCCGCATCAACTTCAGATATCGCGCCACCTTGATCGAGCAAGATCGAGCCATGACCCGTGCCCGGCTGGCCGCGGCACTTCCCTACGCCGAGATCGGGTTCGGCGTCCTGACCGAGGACCCCGACCTCGCCACCGAACCCACCAACCTGATCCCTGCCACCGACCTTGTCACCGGTGAGGGTGAGACGGTGACCGAGACCGAGATCTACGCCGATGCCTATCGGTGGGCGGTCTATGTTGTTGTCGACGACAGCGACGCTGATCTCATTGCCGAGGACACCGGGGAGCTCGTCGATCCCGACACCGTCGACTGGGACGCCACCGAACCCGGTATAGAACCGGGCGAGGGGTTGCGCAGCGCTCACGGGCTGGTGACCCGACAGCGATGGGTTCCCGCCTACTACCTGCTCGCCGAACACCTGCCTGCCAGCGGACTCCAGGTCCCTGTCCCCGAGCCCGTTGTCGACCGTGCCGACGATCCCGTCGACGCGACCGACACCGAGCAGGCTGACCGGGAGGCAGCGCGGGCGGCGCGGCGGCGGGTGATCGAGTTGAACAAGCAGGGCTCGGCCGCCAAGATCCGCCGCATCGAGTTCCTGACCGAACTGCTCACCGCGCGGACAGCCCCACCCGGGACCGCGATGTTCGTCGCCACGTCGCTGAACCGGGAACCAGGGTTGCTCGCGAGCTGGGGCGCATCCACCACGACACACAAACTCTTGGGCGTCACCAGCACCGGCGAACTCACCGAGAAGATCGCCGCAGCGGCGACTGGGCGCGCGTGGGTAATCGTGCTCGCACTGGTCCTCGGTGCCCTCGAGTCGCAGATCGAAAAGGACTCCTGGCGCAGGCCCCCGTCCGGGGCAGGCCGGTATCTGAACTTTCTCGCCGACCTCGGCGCGAGGAAAGGCTTCGCGCTTGTCGATGTCGAACGCGCTATCACCGGCGAGATCGACTACAACGACATCGATCTCGACAACCCGGCCGCCGCGCCGGTCGGGGACGAAATGGTCGAAGCCCTCGCCGCCTGA
- a CDS encoding tyrosine-type recombinase/integrase encodes MRDDERPRDLDVLVLPMVGRLERTDSAWEPYRLLGADGEVVSSATRFFAELQASDRSVSTIRSYGLDLLRWWRFLTVLGVEWDRAMPADGRDFARWMKIADKPVRPHWRHRGDEAGAAGRGEKGTETTELAVLNPVTGKPGQGVKFSAATRAHAETVLRSFYEFQLGIGCGPLVNPFPLDRVRRAGRVHAHHDPSDRFGNERVGRYRPTVPKRIPRRIPDEQFNGVFAGLRSTRDRALLAFWVSTGVRAEELLSSGQDSPDVGQQVIAVTRKGSGAVQRVPASPDAFVWLRIYQEELWRRGAPRGRGFPLWFTLRQPWRRLSYPAARAMFTRAQALLGSNWTLHDLRHIVPA; translated from the coding sequence ATGCGCGATGACGAGCGGCCCAGAGACCTCGACGTGTTGGTGCTGCCTATGGTCGGCCGGTTGGAGCGGACGGATTCGGCGTGGGAGCCGTATCGCCTATTGGGTGCGGATGGTGAAGTGGTGTCTTCTGCCACACGATTCTTCGCGGAGTTGCAGGCATCGGATCGCTCGGTGTCGACAATCCGCTCCTATGGGCTGGATCTGTTGCGATGGTGGCGTTTCCTGACTGTGCTGGGGGTGGAATGGGACCGCGCGATGCCAGCGGATGGCCGCGATTTTGCGCGGTGGATGAAGATCGCCGACAAGCCCGTACGTCCACATTGGCGGCATCGCGGTGACGAAGCGGGGGCGGCCGGTCGGGGTGAGAAGGGCACGGAGACAACAGAGTTAGCGGTCCTGAATCCGGTCACCGGTAAACCTGGCCAGGGTGTGAAATTCTCGGCGGCCACGCGTGCTCACGCGGAGACGGTGTTGCGTTCGTTCTACGAGTTTCAGTTGGGCATCGGGTGCGGGCCGCTGGTCAATCCATTCCCGCTGGATCGGGTGCGCCGTGCTGGGCGCGTGCACGCGCACCACGATCCGTCCGATAGGTTCGGGAACGAACGCGTGGGCCGTTACCGTCCCACGGTGCCCAAGCGGATTCCGCGGAGGATTCCGGACGAGCAATTCAACGGCGTGTTCGCGGGGTTGCGGTCGACCCGGGATCGTGCGTTGTTGGCGTTCTGGGTGTCTACGGGTGTGCGTGCAGAGGAACTGTTGTCGTCCGGGCAAGACAGCCCGGATGTTGGTCAGCAGGTGATCGCGGTGACGCGCAAAGGTTCTGGTGCGGTCCAGCGAGTTCCGGCCTCGCCGGATGCGTTCGTGTGGTTGCGGATCTATCAGGAAGAGCTGTGGCGTCGCGGCGCGCCGCGGGGGCGGGGGTTTCCGCTGTGGTTCACATTGCGGCAACCGTGGCGGCGGCTGTCGTACCCGGCGGCGCGAGCAATGTTCACGCGGGCACAGGCGTTGCTCGGGTCGAATTGGACCCTGCACGATCTGCGTCACATTGTCCCCGCTTAG
- a CDS encoding DUF4192 domain-containing protein: protein MEAKDEVRAPEFDEPVRDPDPAEGNIALGRVADPGELISAIPAMLGFCPTRSLVVALLGSHPENEGVQVIGAVTRFDIDSAAGPAEARGLARMLESVRQCQNSSSTMVVVIDDRPTWSTNAEYLLGHLARAGIEPSHAWWVAQIATGVEYRDLLRHGRDGSVGDPRASTVAFARVVCGHQIYAARHELADLLDSDPVLAQQVLPYRGGAVARYRDDLAAARTPDRVRELRRDRILWVLSQISTAEEERPSAQDLAMVVALLRDRTIRDIMYGLARSQYHSAAEALWRQIASATDGLDRAEAATMFAYSAYHRANTVLAGIAIATALDAEPTHAMAELLAIALDEHLPPEEIRSLAEAGVVVAADLCLDIT from the coding sequence ATGGAAGCCAAGGATGAAGTCCGCGCCCCCGAGTTCGATGAGCCCGTCCGCGATCCCGATCCGGCGGAGGGCAACATCGCTTTGGGCCGGGTCGCCGATCCCGGGGAGTTGATCTCCGCGATTCCGGCGATGCTCGGATTCTGTCCCACCCGGTCACTGGTGGTGGCGTTGCTCGGTTCCCACCCTGAGAACGAAGGCGTCCAGGTGATCGGTGCCGTGACCCGGTTCGACATCGACTCCGCCGCAGGCCCTGCCGAAGCCCGTGGTCTGGCGCGCATGTTGGAATCGGTACGTCAGTGCCAGAACTCCAGTTCCACGATGGTCGTCGTCATCGACGACCGCCCGACCTGGTCGACCAACGCAGAATATCTGCTGGGCCACCTCGCTCGAGCAGGGATCGAGCCCAGTCACGCTTGGTGGGTCGCGCAGATCGCGACGGGTGTCGAGTACCGGGACCTGTTGAGACACGGCCGCGATGGCAGCGTGGGTGATCCTCGCGCCTCCACCGTCGCGTTCGCTCGGGTCGTCTGCGGCCACCAGATCTACGCCGCACGTCACGAACTCGCCGACCTGCTCGACTCAGACCCGGTCCTCGCCCAGCAGGTTTTGCCCTATCGCGGTGGCGCTGTTGCCCGCTACCGCGACGACCTCGCCGCCGCGCGCACCCCCGATCGCGTGCGCGAGCTCCGACGTGACCGCATTCTGTGGGTCCTGTCTCAGATCAGCACAGCGGAAGAAGAGCGGCCCAGCGCACAGGATCTCGCCATGGTTGTCGCGCTGCTGCGCGACCGGACCATCCGCGACATCATGTACGGCCTCGCCCGCAGCCAGTACCACAGCGCGGCAGAGGCGCTATGGCGCCAGATCGCGTCGGCGACCGACGGTCTCGACCGCGCCGAGGCCGCCACCATGTTCGCCTACAGCGCCTACCACCGCGCGAACACCGTGCTCGCTGGGATCGCGATCGCGACCGCACTCGACGCTGAGCCGACCCACGCCATGGCGGAACTGCTGGCGATCGCGCTCGACGAGCACCTGCCCCCCGAAGAGATCCGGAGCCTGGCCGAGGCCGGAGTGGTGGTCGCGGCCGACCTCTGCCTCGACATCACCTGA
- a CDS encoding tyrosine-type recombinase/integrase: protein MILSYFTAAGWQSWDVEHRPVIPEGMPIVVDDDLQFEDGPAAPRPATVINQWLRLLPASGAPAPSSWENYARAVKEWTEFLAEHGVGLFDSRDRLKAGLSRYAEHRADGPIRERFAPTTWSQHMSILSLFYRWAMEEGFAAAEPFTYRIARALYAGTGREVRMNLAVRRTPKPHVTIKYLEPEFTDLFLKGLRGLAPNGDRDTGYCGREMTRNAAIGDLALSTGLRLGEFTHLLPWEIPALPPEPTTIPIPFLVPGGITKGRKFRTTWISYTALAGLHDYLQLDRAAVTDGSGWRPPRLWGEPLQVSDPDARGARINGIRRSWASLTPAERRRLVAPDGGSCLLAVKGDGGPFTAWATVFERTADRIRARFEPRFPHVHPHRLRHSFSMRTLEYLVTGYYQQAAKLALDTDADAALVFYLTKADPLLVLRDLLGHSTVLTTEKYVKRLDTTRIYREAYETAGAAAGLIDDTAAQREAEAEFDDDTDEEL from the coding sequence ATGATCCTGAGCTACTTCACGGCAGCGGGCTGGCAGTCCTGGGATGTCGAGCATCGGCCGGTGATCCCGGAAGGGATGCCGATAGTGGTAGACGACGACCTACAGTTCGAGGACGGCCCGGCCGCGCCGCGCCCGGCGACGGTGATCAACCAGTGGCTGCGGCTGCTCCCTGCCAGCGGGGCACCGGCGCCGAGTTCGTGGGAGAACTACGCGCGGGCGGTGAAGGAGTGGACGGAGTTCCTCGCCGAACATGGTGTGGGACTGTTCGATTCGCGTGATCGGCTCAAGGCTGGGCTGAGCCGCTACGCCGAGCACCGCGCCGACGGGCCGATCCGGGAACGGTTCGCCCCAACCACCTGGTCACAGCACATGAGCATCTTGTCGCTGTTCTACCGGTGGGCAATGGAGGAAGGGTTCGCCGCAGCTGAGCCGTTCACCTACCGGATAGCACGAGCGCTCTACGCCGGCACCGGCCGCGAGGTGAGGATGAACCTGGCGGTGCGCCGCACCCCGAAACCCCACGTGACCATCAAATACCTGGAACCAGAGTTCACCGACCTGTTCCTGAAGGGGCTGCGCGGGCTCGCACCCAACGGCGACCGCGACACCGGCTACTGCGGACGCGAGATGACCCGCAACGCCGCGATTGGCGACCTCGCGCTGTCGACCGGGCTGCGGCTGGGCGAATTCACCCATCTGCTGCCGTGGGAGATCCCCGCACTGCCACCGGAGCCGACGACGATCCCGATCCCGTTCCTAGTTCCGGGCGGAATCACCAAGGGCCGCAAGTTCCGCACCACCTGGATCTCCTACACCGCGCTGGCCGGGCTGCACGACTACCTGCAGCTCGACCGGGCCGCGGTCACCGACGGCTCGGGTTGGCGGCCGCCACGACTGTGGGGCGAGCCGCTGCAAGTGAGCGACCCGGATGCTCGCGGCGCGCGGATCAACGGCATCCGGCGGTCGTGGGCGTCGCTGACCCCGGCCGAGCGCCGGCGGCTCGTCGCTCCGGACGGCGGGTCGTGTCTGCTGGCAGTCAAGGGTGACGGTGGTCCGTTCACGGCATGGGCGACGGTGTTCGAGCGCACCGCCGATCGGATCCGCGCCCGGTTCGAGCCGCGGTTCCCACACGTCCACCCGCACCGGCTGCGGCACAGCTTCTCCATGCGAACTTTGGAGTATCTGGTGACCGGCTATTACCAGCAAGCAGCGAAGCTGGCGCTAGACACCGACGCCGACGCAGCGCTGGTGTTCTACCTGACCAAGGCCGACCCACTGCTGGTGCTGCGCGATTTGCTCGGGCACTCGACCGTGCTCACCACCGAAAAATACGTTAAACGCCTTGATACGACACGGATTTACCGAGAAGCCTATGAAACTGCTGGGGCCGCAGCAGGACTCATCGACGATACCGCCGCGCAGCGGGAGGCCGAGGCTGAATTCGATGACGACACCGACGAGGAATTGTGA
- a CDS encoding hotdog domain-containing protein, with protein MSRTPDTTGPLPPGSENWFPAFPVAPSEAADLPPHHDHCLGCGPANPHGHQLRVRGDAHGVHAHHRFDSRHVGAPAIAHGGAVATVLDDLFGFLLYSVEELAVTRHLAIDYLAPVLLDTAYTLRAHIHARDGRKLHLRATIENDHAQVVTTATALFLIVDIDHFLTPRHTNPTRR; from the coding sequence ATGAGCCGCACACCCGATACCACCGGACCCCTTCCCCCCGGGTCGGAGAACTGGTTCCCCGCATTCCCCGTGGCCCCGTCCGAAGCCGCCGACCTGCCGCCTCACCACGACCACTGCCTCGGTTGCGGTCCGGCCAACCCGCACGGTCACCAGCTGCGCGTGCGAGGTGACGCCCACGGTGTCCACGCCCACCACCGCTTCGACTCTCGCCATGTGGGTGCCCCGGCAATCGCGCACGGCGGCGCGGTCGCCACCGTCCTCGACGATTTGTTCGGCTTTCTGCTCTACAGCGTGGAAGAACTCGCCGTCACCCGCCACCTCGCCATCGACTACCTCGCCCCGGTCCTGCTCGACACCGCCTACACCCTGCGCGCCCACATCCACGCCCGCGACGGCCGCAAACTCCACCTGCGCGCCACCATCGAAAACGACCACGCCCAGGTGGTCACCACCGCCACCGCCCTGTTCCTCATCGTCGACATCGACCACTTCCTGACCCCACGACACACCAACCCCACACGCAGATAG
- a CDS encoding universal stress protein codes for MTAYRTIIVDTDGSDRSYRVVDHAAELAHATHARLLIICVRHDIDEHDLGADLDRLGPDAYQLRGTTPTDTILRTAHQHAINHGATDIETHILPAPTPHALLHLAAATGADLIVTADAHRSPLLARLLTTPPIALARKAHCDILFATTR; via the coding sequence ATGACGGCCTATCGCACGATCATCGTCGACACCGACGGATCCGACCGCTCCTACCGCGTGGTCGACCACGCCGCCGAACTCGCCCACGCCACCCACGCCCGGCTCCTGATCATCTGCGTCCGTCACGACATCGACGAACATGATCTCGGGGCCGACCTCGACCGGCTCGGACCCGACGCCTACCAGCTACGCGGCACCACCCCCACCGACACCATCCTGCGTACCGCCCACCAGCACGCGATCAACCACGGCGCCACCGACATCGAAACCCACATCCTGCCCGCGCCCACCCCGCACGCCCTGCTGCACCTGGCCGCTGCCACCGGCGCTGACCTCATCGTCACCGCCGATGCGCACCGATCACCGCTGCTGGCCCGGCTGCTGACCACCCCACCGATCGCACTCGCTCGTAAAGCCCACTGCGACATCCTGTTCGCCACCACCCGGTGA